The Tripterygium wilfordii isolate XIE 37 chromosome 17, ASM1340144v1, whole genome shotgun sequence genome has a window encoding:
- the LOC119983010 gene encoding NAC domain-containing protein 73-like, which translates to MTWCNDRNDVQTIESRQRSSPPPATSNHNNDNSNVLIAQRHKEGESLCRTCPSCGFQIKCQDQAGLHDLPGLPAGVKFDPTDQEILEHLEGKVRGDTRKVHPLIDEFIPTLEGENGICYTHPEKLPGVSKDGLVRHFFHRPSKAYTTGTRKRRKVHTEAEGGETRWHKTGKTRPVYFGGKIKGYKKILVLYTNYGKQRKPEKTNWVMHQYHLGNNEEERDGEIVVSKVFYQTQPRQCSKGQSSHHHHHHHFKDGGIVDHHNQTYYNPSFLSFDQGGSNRSSSQLMPNFGVHDGSSFIP; encoded by the exons ATGACTTGGTGCAATGACCGCAATGATGTTCAGACAATCGAGAGTAGGCAACGATCCTCACCTCCACCTGCAACTTCCAATCATAATAATGACAATAGTAATGTTCTTATTGCTCAAAGACACAAGGAGGGTGAGAGTCTATGCAGAACTTGTCCTTCATGTGGTTTTCAAATCAAATGCCAAGACCAG GCTGGACTTCATGATTTGCCAGGGCTGCCGGCCGGAGTGAAGTTCGATCCGACAGATCAAGAGATTCTAGAACATTTGGAAGGGAAGGTGAGGGGTGATACTCGTAAGGTTCACCCTCTGATTGATGAGTTCATACCAACACTTGAAGGAGAGAATGGGATTTGCTACACCCATCCAGAGAAATTGCCAG gGGTTAGCAAAGATGGGCTAGTTCGTCACTTCTTTCACAGGCCATCAAAGGCATACACAACAGGAACCAGAAAGAGAAGGAAGGTGCACACAGAGGCCGAGGGCGGCGAGACGCGGTGGCACAAAACAGGCAAGACTAGGCCAGTTTACTTTGGTGGCAAAATCAAAGGATACAAGAAAATACTTGTTCTCTACACCAACTATGGCAAGCAAAGGAAGCCTGAGAAAACAAATTGGGTGATGCACCAATACCATCTTGGCAATaatgaggaagagagagatggagagattGTGGTCTCAAAAGTTTTCTACCAAACACAGCCTAGACAATGTAGCAAGGGTCAGagctctcatcatcatcatcatcatcattttaaAGATGGAGGGATCGTTGATCATCATAATCAGACGTACTATAATCCTTCATTTTTATCCTTTGATCAAGGTGGGTCCAACAGATCAAGTTCTCAACTAATGCCAAATTTTGGTGTCCATGATGGATCTTCTTTTATTccttga
- the LOC119983184 gene encoding dnaJ homolog subfamily B member 1-like — MGVDYYKILGVDRNAKDDDLKKAYRKLAMKWHPDKNPNNKKEAEAKFKQISEAYDVLSDSQKRAVYDQYGEEGLKGGVPPPGASGPGGGASYFSTGDGPTTFRFSTRNPDDIFAEFFGVSSPFGGMGGGGGMRGTRFSSGIFGDDIFESFGGGGGVGGGGGASRKAPPIENRLPCTLEELYKGTTKRMKISREILDASGKTMPVEEILTIEVKPGWKKGTKITFPEKGNEQLNVTPADLVFIIEEKPHSTFTRDGNDLVVTLKISLAEALTGYTVHLTTLDGRNLTIQINNVIHPNYEEVVAREGMPIQKDPTKKGNLRIKFNINFPFRLSAEQKAGIKKLLGP, encoded by the exons ATGGGAGTGGACTATTACAAGATATTGGGGGTTGATAGGAATGCGAAAGATGATGACTTGAAGAAGGCTTACAGAAAGCTTGCAATGAAATGGCATCCTGATAAGAATCCCAATAACAAGAAGGAGGCTGAAGCCAAGTTCAAGCAAATATCTGAAGCCTATGAT GTTCTCAGTGATTCACAGAAAAGAGCAGTGTATGATCAGTATGGTGAAGAGGGTTTGAAAGGCGGTGTGCCGCCTCCGGGTGCCAGTGGTCCGGGAGGAGGTGCATCATATTTCTCCACTGGTGATGGACCCACGACTTTTAGATTCAGTACACGAAACCCGGATGACATTTTCGCAGAGTTTTTCGGGGTTTCAAGCCCATTTGGAGGCATGGGAGGTGGTGGTGGAATGAGAgggacgaggttttcaagtggAATATTCGGGGATGATATATTTGAATCCTTTGGGGGAGGAGGAGGTGTAGGTGGTGGAGGAGGTGCTTCGCGGAAAGCGCCTCCAATTGAGAACAGGTTGCCTTGTACACTCGAAGAGCTTTATAAGGGAACTACCAAGAGGATGAAGATATCTAGAGAGATACTTGATGCAAGTGG GAAGACCATGCCAGTGGAGGAAATTTTGACCATTGAAGTAAAGCCTGGCTGGAAGAAAGGTACGAAAATAACTTTCCCAGAGAAAGGTAATGAGCAGCTGAATGTTACCCCAGCAGATCTCGTCTTCATCATCGAAGAAAAACCCCACAGCACATTCACTCGAGATGGGAATGATCTGGTGGTTACGCTGAAGATTTCCTTAGCTGAAGCGTTGACAGGCTACACCGTCCATCTTACTACTTTGGATGGCAGGAATTTAACCATTCAAATCAACAATGTGATTCATCCAAACTATGAGGAGGTTGTTGCAAGGGAAGGGATGCCAATCCAGAAAGACCCAACAAAGAAAGGAAATCTGAGGATCAAATTCAACATCAACTTCCCATTTAGGCTGAGTGCGGAGCAGAAGGCTGGAATCAAGAAGCTCTTGGGACCTTGA
- the LOC119981722 gene encoding protein-lysine methyltransferase C42C1.13, with product MKFTDSPVIELPINGAVLSLQQDNGSMHVGTSVWPCSLVLAKFAERWANKNDSSNPYSRLLDFSTRRRAVELGTGCGVAGMAFHLLGLTDLVLTDIAPVMPALKHNLKRNKQTLGKNLKSAILYWNNQDQIKALNPPFDVVIATDVVYIEESVGQLLNAMEALVADDGVVLLGYQIRSPEADKLFWELCDKAFLIEKLPHDHLHPDYAYEETDVYILRKKKKNLGHNVGNFSA from the coding sequence ATGAAATTCACAGACTCTCCGGTCATAGAGCTGCCAATTAACGGCGCCGTACTCTCTCTACAGCAAGATAATGGCTCTATGCACGTCGGCACCTCCGTCTGGCCCTGCTCTCTCGTCCTTGCCAAATTCGCGGAACGTTGGGCCAATAAGAACGATAGCAGCAATCCCTACTCGCGTCTGCTCGATTTTTCCACTCGCCGCCGAGCGGTGGAGCTAGGAACTGGGTGCGGAGTCGCAGGAATGGCGTTCCACCTCCTTGGGCTTACTGACCTCGTCCTCACCGACATTGCCCCTGTCATGCCTGCGCTCAAGCATAACCTCAAGCGCAACAAGCAAACCCTAGGCAAGAACTTGAAGAGTGCCATCCTTTACTGGAACAATCAGGACCAAATCAAGGCCCTAAATCCTCCATTCGACGTGGTGATCGCGACTGATGTGGTTTATATTGAGGAGTCGGTGGGGCAACTTTTGAATGCCATGGAGGCACTGGTCGCCGACGATGGGGTTGTGCTGTTGGGATACCAGATAAGGTCTCCGGAGGCTGATAAGTTGTTCTGGGAGTTGTGTGACAAGGCTTTCCTCATAGAGAAGCTGCCACACGACCATTTGCATCCGGATTATGCCTACGAGGAGACTGACGTCTATATATtgcggaagaagaagaagaacctaGGCCACAATGTTGGTAATTTTTCTGCTTAA